The following coding sequences lie in one Peribacillus frigoritolerans genomic window:
- a CDS encoding WecB/TagA/CpsF family glycosyltransferase yields MTEKFVEILSIPFIDSNMDEFMNGMIYPRLMNQEKTFVVTANPEIVEYANEHQGYKDIILSADYITPDGVGIIMASKWLNQPLQERITGFDLMNELFRVADEKALKVYLLGAEENVIEAAALKVKELYPGLELVGYNHGYIDIKDDTLPKSIAELEPDIILTALGFPRQEKWVSRHYAFFNKGLFMGVGGSFDVLAGKVNRAPVFWQKMRLEWLYRLIQQPSRWKRMLALPRFVLKVRRLRKSVQRS; encoded by the coding sequence ATGACAGAAAAGTTTGTTGAGATACTATCCATACCATTCATTGATAGCAATATGGATGAATTCATGAATGGAATGATATATCCAAGATTGATGAATCAGGAAAAAACGTTTGTCGTTACGGCAAATCCGGAAATAGTCGAGTATGCAAATGAACATCAGGGTTATAAAGACATCATTTTATCGGCTGATTACATCACTCCTGATGGCGTTGGTATTATTATGGCCTCTAAATGGCTAAATCAACCTTTACAAGAGCGGATTACAGGATTCGACTTGATGAATGAATTATTTCGGGTCGCTGATGAAAAAGCGCTGAAGGTATACCTGCTTGGGGCGGAGGAAAACGTGATTGAAGCGGCGGCCCTGAAAGTAAAAGAACTATACCCGGGTCTCGAGTTGGTGGGATACAACCATGGTTACATTGATATCAAGGATGATACCCTGCCTAAGTCGATAGCGGAACTTGAACCTGACATCATTTTGACTGCATTGGGGTTCCCTAGGCAGGAAAAATGGGTTTCCAGGCACTATGCATTTTTCAATAAGGGGTTATTCATGGGGGTTGGGGGAAGCTTTGATGTCCTTGCGGGTAAGGTGAACCGCGCCCCGGTTTTCTGGCAAAAGATGCGTCTTGAATGGTTGTACCGACTTATCCAGCAACCTTCACGGTGGAAACGGATGCTTGCGCTGCCAAGATTCGTATTAAAGGTTAGGCGGTTGAGGAAATCGGTGCAGCGTTCCTGA
- a CDS encoding O-antigen ligase family protein, with protein sequence MKFIEKQSLPILLLCLLVPSAVPHPIAGYMTTALMLVFIGINKKNLLLILFIYFPARPLLMELNSGLTYTGDLIILTLFVSLLIERFKKNEWQFSKYHFTAPFWLFCLIGAAAALMNGVGILPILFELRALLITFLLLYIIGELNLERKDIFRFLKVILIFTILLCLHGIVEKIFLRTILLPHTWEMWNLSPTNRMRIYGAPANPNVFALFLSIQLFLSFFLFQSLKKYKWIVFLAAILLSGTLLLTYSRGTMIAFGFAALVFIIWTRNKPFLKYAVGAFCLGLLLIYYPVLFASSKVEVSASIPMENVIIGSTPSTENEHALSNRFSDMFSDKTLHQSTEWGRLYVLIKGIEIFKDHPIIGTGLATFGDSATLSFSSPIYQEYQIGERMYTDNQYIQILVQTGVLGFLAVLAFIFLTCRTILKSGKGTLAAFTICLMLAALLAGLFYNILEDKTFTLIFYSCLGFCLQKDIILKD encoded by the coding sequence TTGAAGTTTATAGAAAAACAATCGTTACCCATTCTATTACTGTGCCTGCTCGTCCCATCGGCAGTGCCTCACCCTATCGCCGGTTACATGACAACGGCGTTGATGCTCGTTTTTATCGGTATAAATAAAAAAAACCTGTTATTAATTCTATTCATTTATTTCCCTGCCCGTCCCTTATTGATGGAACTGAATAGCGGCTTAACCTATACAGGTGACCTGATCATCCTCACCTTATTCGTTTCTTTGCTTATTGAAAGATTTAAAAAGAACGAATGGCAATTTTCGAAATATCATTTTACTGCGCCATTTTGGTTGTTTTGTTTAATTGGCGCTGCAGCTGCACTCATGAACGGAGTGGGAATCCTCCCCATCCTTTTTGAACTTCGTGCATTGCTTATTACATTCTTGCTTCTTTACATTATCGGTGAATTAAATCTAGAAAGAAAGGATATCTTTCGCTTTTTGAAGGTTATCCTAATATTTACAATCTTACTTTGCCTCCATGGCATAGTGGAGAAAATCTTTTTACGCACGATCCTGCTTCCACACACATGGGAAATGTGGAATCTTTCTCCAACAAACCGGATGAGGATTTATGGAGCACCTGCCAATCCCAATGTATTCGCCTTATTCTTAAGCATCCAGTTATTCCTTAGTTTCTTTCTATTTCAGTCGCTGAAAAAATATAAATGGATCGTCTTTCTCGCTGCCATCCTGCTTTCCGGAACGTTACTGCTTACCTATTCGCGGGGCACGATGATTGCATTCGGGTTCGCGGCGCTTGTCTTTATAATATGGACCAGAAATAAACCATTTCTCAAATATGCTGTAGGAGCATTTTGTCTCGGCCTGCTTCTTATTTATTACCCAGTTTTATTTGCATCAAGTAAAGTGGAGGTATCCGCATCGATTCCCATGGAAAATGTGATAATCGGCAGCACCCCCTCTACTGAAAACGAACATGCCCTCTCCAATCGTTTTTCAGATATGTTCTCTGATAAGACTCTGCACCAAAGTACAGAGTGGGGCCGTTTATATGTCCTAATCAAGGGAATTGAAATTTTCAAAGATCACCCGATAATCGGTACAGGGTTAGCAACCTTCGGAGATTCTGCCACACTATCCTTTTCCTCACCAATTTATCAGGAATACCAAATTGGTGAAAGGATGTATACCGATAATCAATATATCCAGATTCTGGTCCAAACTGGTGTGCTGGGCTTTCTTGCGGTTCTTGCATTCATCTTTTTAACCTGCCGTACAATCCTGAAATCAGGAAAAGGCACTTTGGCAGCGTTCACCATCTGCCTGATGTTGGCCGCATTATTAGCAGGACTTTTCTACAATATTCTCGAAGATAAAACGTTTACGCTGATATTTTATAGTTGTTTAGGATTCTGTTTACAGAAGGACATCATTTTAAAGGATTGA
- a CDS encoding LCP family protein: protein MSTTRRVYKIKKTKKKRRKRLWLLLVPLLVLGLGASTYAATLYMKAQNVFNGSYDPVEASAKRSETVDPLEDNFSILFIGIDDSKDRDLKGNSRSDALILATFNKDQKSIKLLSIPRDSYVYVPAKGVTTKINAAHAAGGPKATMDTVEELFDVPVDYYVRMNFNAFIDVVDSLDGIEVDVPYEMYEIDSHDKKNAIHLEKGLQTVNGEEALAFARTRKKDSDIQRGERQQEVLKAIIAKATSAGSLTKYTDVMEAVGDNMTTNLQFSQMRGFIKYVTTDKGLNLETIKLEGQDSTISGTYYYQLNETSVANTKLLLQSHLNLGPAEGTETEAVQSQIQE from the coding sequence ATGTCTACTACTAGGCGTGTTTATAAAATTAAAAAAACAAAGAAGAAAAGGCGAAAGAGGCTTTGGTTATTGCTTGTTCCCCTGCTTGTACTCGGTCTGGGCGCTTCTACGTATGCTGCAACCCTGTATATGAAAGCCCAGAATGTATTCAATGGTTCGTATGACCCGGTTGAGGCTTCAGCCAAGCGGAGTGAAACGGTCGACCCGCTCGAAGATAATTTCTCGATCCTTTTCATAGGGATCGATGATAGTAAGGACCGTGACTTAAAAGGAAATTCCCGCTCGGATGCTTTAATTCTGGCCACATTCAATAAAGATCAGAAATCGATTAAACTTTTAAGCATTCCTCGTGATTCATATGTGTACGTTCCAGCTAAAGGAGTAACCACGAAAATCAACGCGGCCCATGCAGCCGGTGGACCGAAAGCGACGATGGACACCGTAGAGGAATTATTCGATGTCCCAGTCGATTATTATGTCCGCATGAACTTTAATGCTTTCATCGATGTCGTAGATTCATTGGATGGTATCGAAGTCGACGTCCCTTATGAAATGTATGAAATCGATTCACATGACAAAAAGAATGCCATCCATCTCGAAAAAGGATTACAGACTGTTAATGGTGAAGAAGCATTAGCGTTTGCACGGACACGTAAAAAGGACAGTGATATCCAACGTGGTGAGCGTCAGCAGGAAGTCCTAAAAGCCATCATTGCCAAAGCAACCTCTGCTGGATCACTAACGAAATATACAGACGTAATGGAAGCAGTCGGTGACAATATGACAACGAACCTTCAATTCTCACAAATGAGAGGTTTCATAAAATATGTAACTACCGATAAAGGCCTCAATCTTGAAACCATCAAACTTGAAGGTCAGGATTCTACCATTAGCGGAACCTATTATTATCAGCTGAACGAAACATCAGTAGCGAACACTAAGCTGTTGCTTCAATCCCACTTGAACCTGGGACCAGCTGAAGGCACTGAAACTGAAGCTGTTCAATCACAAATACAAGAATAA
- a CDS encoding DegV family protein produces the protein MKTAVVTDSTAYIPEELRERLHIHMMPLNVIFSNEAYREEVDITADEFYEEVKRQEKLPTTSQPPIGKFVEKFEALQKEYDDVISIHLSSGISGTFQGAVSAGEMVEGIKVHAFDSEISCMVQGFYVIEAAKMALDNKSAEEIMARLEEMKPSVRAYFMADDLSHLQRGGRLSSAQALIGSLLQVKPVLHFVDKVIVPFEKIRTRKKAMKRIADLLGEDAASGEKYKAVIIHAKRESEAKDWKAELEARFPNVEFDISYFGPVIGTHLGEGSMGMGWYKI, from the coding sequence ATGAAAACCGCAGTCGTAACTGATAGCACTGCATATATACCTGAGGAATTGCGTGAACGTTTACATATACATATGATGCCGCTTAATGTCATTTTTTCCAATGAAGCTTACCGGGAGGAAGTTGATATTACTGCGGATGAGTTTTATGAGGAAGTAAAGAGGCAGGAGAAATTACCGACCACTTCACAGCCTCCAATCGGGAAATTTGTCGAGAAGTTCGAGGCACTGCAAAAAGAATATGATGATGTTATTTCCATACATTTATCGAGCGGCATCAGCGGAACGTTTCAAGGAGCGGTATCGGCGGGTGAAATGGTCGAGGGAATTAAGGTTCATGCCTTTGATTCGGAAATCAGCTGCATGGTACAGGGGTTTTATGTGATCGAGGCGGCAAAGATGGCACTCGATAATAAAAGTGCAGAAGAAATCATGGCCAGGCTTGAAGAGATGAAGCCATCGGTCAGGGCGTACTTCATGGCAGATGACCTTTCCCATTTGCAGCGCGGGGGACGCTTAAGCAGTGCTCAAGCATTGATTGGCAGTTTGCTTCAAGTGAAGCCGGTTCTCCATTTTGTTGATAAGGTCATCGTCCCATTCGAAAAAATCCGTACAAGAAAAAAAGCGATGAAACGGATTGCCGATTTGCTTGGAGAAGACGCGGCGAGCGGCGAGAAATATAAAGCCGTCATCATTCATGCAAAACGGGAAAGTGAAGCAAAAGACTGGAAAGCAGAACTTGAAGCCCGGTTCCCGAATGTCGAGTTCGACATCAGCTACTTCGGTCCAGTAATCGGAACGCATCTGGGCGAAGGCTCGATGGGGATGGGCTGGTATAAAATTTAA
- a CDS encoding response regulator transcription factor, producing the protein MKTSIIIIDDHQLFREGVKRILDFESSFDVVAEGDDGSEAMDLVETHKPDVVIMDINMPNMNGVEATKMLVNRYPETKVIILSIHDDENYVQHALKTGAQGYLLKEMDADALIDAVRVVAEGGSYLHPKVTHNLVKEYRRLAAEEGSDRESVHTIEIRRPLHLLTRRECEVLQLLADGKSNRAIGETLYISEKTVKNHVSNILQKMNVNDRTQAVVLAIKNGWVEVK; encoded by the coding sequence TTGAAGACTAGTATCATCATTATCGATGACCATCAGCTTTTCCGTGAAGGCGTAAAGCGCATATTAGATTTTGAATCATCCTTTGATGTTGTTGCCGAGGGTGATGACGGAAGTGAAGCTATGGATCTCGTTGAAACACATAAACCTGATGTTGTTATCATGGATATCAACATGCCGAACATGAATGGGGTCGAAGCGACAAAAATGCTCGTGAACCGTTACCCTGAAACAAAAGTCATCATCCTTTCCATTCATGATGATGAAAACTACGTACAGCACGCATTGAAAACAGGAGCACAAGGCTATCTGTTGAAAGAAATGGACGCAGATGCGTTGATTGATGCTGTGCGTGTAGTCGCTGAAGGCGGCTCATACCTTCATCCGAAGGTGACCCATAATTTAGTTAAAGAATATCGCCGTTTGGCAGCTGAAGAGGGTTCGGATCGTGAATCCGTACATACAATTGAAATCAGGAGGCCGCTTCACCTATTGACTCGACGCGAATGTGAAGTGCTTCAACTTTTAGCGGATGGGAAAAGCAACCGTGCCATCGGCGAAACTCTATATATCAGTGAAAAAACAGTCAAGAACCATGTGAGTAACATTCTTCAGAAGATGAATGTGAATGACCGTACACAAGCGGTTGTCCTAGCTATTAAAAACGGCTGGGTAGAAGTGAAGTAA
- a CDS encoding recombinase family protein, translating into MTKAALYIRVSTREQVENYSIEVQKERLEAFCKAKGWDIYNIYVDGGFSGSTLNRPDLQRMIKDLKNIDVVLVYKLDRLSRSQKNTLELIEEHFLKNNVDFVSITETLDTSTPFGKAMIGILSVFAQLERETIAERMRMGHIKRAENGLGSMGGDYDPAGYLREDGLLKIKDAEAKHIQRAFDLYEQYHSITKIQQSLKEEGHPVWRFRRYRDILANPLYIGMVSFAGKLYKGHHQPIITSEQFERVQVLLQRHKGNNAHKAKMSLLSGLLRCQCCNEPFVSYSSSISKKNPKSYYYYICRARRFPSEYDEKCNNKIWNRSKLESIVISELKNISIKKSKAQKKEQTINYEKLIKDTDKKMERVIELYTNELINNDLLEKQMSKLNAEKEKLIKNQRSTFEDTQIITDEILENIQSDFKDLEFKDKQAIVQTYIKEIHLEGDNVIIDWRF; encoded by the coding sequence ATGACTAAGGCGGCCCTATATATTCGCGTTAGTACACGGGAGCAGGTCGAAAATTACAGTATTGAAGTACAAAAGGAACGTTTGGAAGCATTCTGTAAAGCTAAAGGCTGGGATATTTATAATATTTATGTTGATGGTGGATTCTCAGGTTCAACATTAAACCGACCAGACTTGCAAAGAATGATTAAGGATTTAAAAAATATTGATGTAGTCCTGGTTTATAAATTAGACAGATTATCTAGATCACAAAAAAACACACTAGAATTAATCGAAGAACATTTTTTAAAGAACAATGTGGATTTTGTTTCCATCACAGAAACTCTTGATACCTCTACTCCTTTTGGAAAAGCCATGATTGGAATACTATCTGTTTTTGCACAATTAGAACGTGAAACGATTGCTGAACGCATGAGGATGGGACACATTAAGCGCGCTGAAAATGGTTTAGGTTCAATGGGTGGAGATTATGACCCAGCAGGATATTTGAGAGAAGATGGGCTCCTAAAAATTAAGGATGCAGAGGCAAAACATATTCAAAGAGCGTTTGATCTCTATGAACAGTATCATTCAATCACAAAGATTCAACAAAGCCTGAAAGAAGAAGGACACCCCGTATGGAGATTCAGAAGATACAGAGACATCCTAGCTAATCCTTTATACATAGGCATGGTTAGCTTTGCTGGTAAGCTTTATAAAGGACATCACCAACCTATTATTACCTCTGAACAATTTGAACGCGTACAGGTACTATTACAACGCCATAAAGGGAACAACGCTCATAAGGCTAAAATGAGCCTATTATCGGGGCTATTACGTTGTCAATGTTGTAATGAACCTTTTGTATCGTATTCATCGAGCATATCTAAGAAAAATCCCAAAAGTTATTATTACTACATTTGCCGAGCAAGAAGATTTCCATCTGAGTACGATGAGAAATGTAACAACAAGATTTGGAATAGATCAAAATTAGAATCTATAGTGATTAGTGAATTAAAAAATATCTCAATTAAAAAGTCAAAGGCTCAAAAGAAAGAGCAAACGATCAACTACGAAAAACTAATTAAAGATACGGATAAAAAAATGGAAAGAGTCATCGAATTATACACAAATGAATTAATCAATAATGACTTACTGGAAAAACAAATGAGCAAGTTGAATGCTGAAAAAGAAAAATTAATAAAGAATCAAAGGTCTACTTTCGAGGATACACAAATAATCACTGATGAAATATTAGAGAATATCCAAAGTGACTTTAAGGATTTAGAGTTTAAAGATAAACAAGCAATTGTACAAACATATATAAAAGAAATTCACTTAGAGGGTGACAACGTCATAATTGATTGGCGTTTTTAA
- a CDS encoding sensor histidine kinase, which yields MSIKKVDAKALDKILETMVSTVSESKDEVFDIGEQCRKDFESLSKELDDVKIRVAIVITDSDALDSKARFARKRLSEVSMHFNHFSEEQVRDAYERAHKLQVDLQINRQLEKELRNRRDELELRLRGLQQTIDKAVHLVSQISVVQNYLTQDLKFVGEALQEAKRKQDFGLKIIEAQEQERKKLSREIHDGPAQMLANVMMRSDLIERVQRERGPDEALVEIRSLKVMVRNALYEVRRIIYDLRPMALDDLGLVPTLRKYLQTTEDYNNGVNLNFVNLGQVKRLPSDMEVALFRLVQEAVQNSLKHADPKQIQVKLSISKEMVTVVVKDDGKGFDASIQKEGSFGLVGMRERVELLEGEMTIDSQPGAGTLVFIQIPYHI from the coding sequence ATGTCCATAAAAAAGGTTGATGCTAAAGCATTGGACAAGATCTTAGAAACAATGGTGAGCACTGTTAGTGAAAGTAAAGATGAAGTCTTTGATATCGGCGAACAATGCCGAAAGGATTTCGAGTCATTATCAAAAGAGCTTGATGATGTGAAAATCAGGGTTGCCATTGTGATAACCGACAGCGATGCACTGGATTCAAAAGCCAGGTTTGCTCGAAAAAGGCTTTCAGAAGTCAGTATGCACTTCAACCATTTTTCTGAAGAACAGGTGCGCGATGCTTATGAAAGGGCACATAAGCTGCAAGTAGATTTACAAATTAACCGGCAATTGGAGAAAGAGCTCCGTAATCGCCGGGATGAGCTAGAGTTAAGGTTAAGGGGTTTACAGCAGACGATCGATAAAGCGGTGCATCTCGTCTCGCAAATATCGGTAGTACAGAATTATTTGACACAGGATCTTAAATTTGTCGGGGAAGCACTTCAAGAAGCGAAACGCAAACAGGACTTCGGCCTGAAAATAATCGAAGCCCAGGAGCAGGAACGTAAAAAGCTCTCACGTGAAATTCATGATGGTCCGGCGCAAATGCTGGCAAACGTCATGATGCGCTCAGATCTGATAGAACGAGTGCAACGGGAGAGAGGTCCTGATGAAGCGTTAGTGGAAATCCGCAGTTTAAAGGTCATGGTAAGGAATGCTTTATATGAGGTGCGCAGAATCATCTATGACCTTCGTCCTATGGCGCTTGATGATTTAGGACTAGTTCCTACCCTCAGAAAGTACCTGCAAACGACCGAAGACTATAATAATGGCGTGAATCTGAATTTCGTCAACCTTGGGCAGGTCAAAAGGCTTCCTTCCGATATGGAGGTCGCTTTATTCAGGCTGGTTCAAGAGGCAGTACAAAATTCATTGAAGCATGCGGACCCAAAACAGATTCAAGTTAAACTGTCCATTTCCAAGGAGATGGTGACCGTCGTCGTCAAGGATGATGGAAAGGGGTTTGACGCTTCGATTCAAAAAGAAGGTTCATTTGGCTTGGTGGGAATGAGAGAAAGAGTCGAGCTGCTGGAAGGTGAAATGACGATAGATTCACAACCAGGGGCAGGCACTTTAGTATTTATACAAATTCCCTACCATATATAA
- a CDS encoding LexA family protein: MSIGKNIKKLREIHNLSQKDLAEIAGVSDKAVSTWENGIKDPRMGAIQKIADHFGILKSDIIEDKETKVNPINPLKQPKVEGFSKPMPLLGSIAAGLPLEMIQVQEWINVPSEIADKYPHAFLVKVNGDSMNKIVPSDALALIDPTLEVNNGDVAAVAVNGYDATLKRFFKFQNGITLEPESFNEKHITQYYDHKEQEFNPIHIKGKLVWYMAPLDIKF; encoded by the coding sequence TTGAGTATTGGTAAAAACATTAAAAAGCTGAGAGAAATACATAATCTTTCCCAAAAAGATCTAGCTGAAATTGCTGGAGTATCGGATAAAGCTGTATCAACTTGGGAGAATGGAATAAAAGACCCTCGAATGGGTGCAATTCAAAAAATAGCTGATCACTTTGGTATATTGAAAAGCGATATTATCGAAGACAAGGAAACAAAAGTTAATCCCATTAATCCTTTAAAACAGCCTAAAGTTGAAGGATTTTCAAAACCAATGCCATTACTAGGTTCCATTGCAGCAGGTCTCCCTCTTGAAATGATTCAAGTTCAAGAATGGATTAATGTTCCCTCAGAAATTGCTGATAAATATCCTCACGCTTTCTTAGTAAAAGTAAATGGAGATAGTATGAATAAAATTGTACCTTCAGATGCTTTAGCTTTGATTGACCCTACTTTAGAAGTAAATAACGGGGATGTTGCTGCCGTTGCAGTAAATGGTTATGATGCAACTTTAAAAAGGTTCTTTAAGTTCCAAAATGGAATCACGCTGGAACCAGAGAGCTTTAATGAAAAACACATAACACAATATTACGATCATAAGGAACAAGAATTTAATCCTATTCACATAAAAGGAAAGTTAGTTTGGTACATGGCTCCATTAGATATTAAATTCTAA
- a CDS encoding YigZ family protein, with translation MLTKYLTVAGRGEHEIVIEKSRFISHIARVETEDAAQAFIQEIKKKHKDATHNCSAYMIGEQNQIQKALDDGEPSGTAGVPILEVLKKKDLKDTAVVVTRYFGGIKLGAGGLIRAYSKATSEGINTTGVVIRKLMRVISTTVDYTWLGKLENELRSSIYQIKEIQYLDQVNILVYVEETQKETYTAWITELTNGQGHITEEEMLYLEEEFA, from the coding sequence ATGCTCACTAAATATTTAACGGTGGCAGGTCGCGGCGAACACGAAATCGTCATTGAAAAATCCCGTTTTATTTCCCACATCGCGCGGGTCGAAACCGAGGATGCCGCACAGGCCTTTATCCAGGAAATCAAGAAAAAGCACAAAGATGCCACACATAATTGTTCAGCCTATATGATCGGGGAACAAAATCAAATCCAAAAAGCCCTCGACGATGGGGAACCGAGCGGAACGGCAGGCGTCCCTATCCTAGAAGTGCTTAAGAAAAAGGATCTGAAAGACACCGCTGTTGTGGTCACAAGGTATTTTGGCGGCATCAAACTTGGTGCTGGCGGTCTAATTCGCGCATACAGCAAAGCGACTTCAGAAGGTATAAATACCACGGGTGTGGTCATTAGAAAACTAATGCGGGTCATTTCGACAACCGTCGACTATACCTGGCTTGGAAAATTGGAAAACGAATTGCGATCTTCCATTTATCAAATAAAGGAAATACAGTACCTTGATCAGGTCAATATCCTTGTATATGTTGAGGAAACACAAAAAGAGACATATACTGCCTGGATTACAGAGCTGACAAATGGTCAAGGCCACATCACCGAGGAAGAAATGCTTTATTTGGAAGAGGAATTCGCCTGA
- a CDS encoding glycosyltransferase family 4 protein — protein sequence MLIGALLVAFLLSIFLTPFVGKLAFKLGATDKPNERKVHSKIMPRMGGLAIFLSFFITYLLFMDDFGEQLPLLVGALVIILIGMADDIFELRAAPKFLGQVLAALIIVLWGGLEVEFINLPFFTDTLEFGVLSIPITILWIVSIINAINLIDGLDGLAGGVSTIALVTIATMALIKGDLFVAMVALIVIGSTLGFLKYNFHPAKIFMGDTGALFLGYIIAVLSLLGFKNVTMISLIVPIIILGVPISDTFFAIIRRLVNKQPISAADKSHLHHCLINLGFTHKQTVLLIYALAACFGLAAIIFSFATMWGALILVTGLLLIIEIFVEKIGLVNSNYQPLLKMLNFKNKP from the coding sequence ATGTTAATAGGGGCCTTGTTGGTAGCCTTTTTATTATCCATTTTTTTGACTCCTTTTGTCGGAAAGCTGGCCTTTAAGTTAGGAGCTACCGATAAACCGAATGAGCGAAAAGTGCATAGTAAAATTATGCCGCGTATGGGCGGTTTAGCTATATTTTTGAGTTTTTTCATTACCTACTTGCTTTTCATGGATGATTTTGGGGAGCAGCTGCCCCTTCTGGTAGGAGCCCTTGTCATCATTTTGATCGGGATGGCTGATGATATTTTTGAATTAAGAGCTGCACCCAAATTCCTGGGCCAGGTTTTGGCTGCCCTCATCATCGTATTATGGGGCGGTCTTGAAGTGGAATTCATCAATTTACCGTTCTTTACCGATACACTTGAATTTGGTGTTTTAAGTATACCGATCACCATTTTGTGGATAGTCAGCATCATTAATGCAATTAACCTGATAGATGGACTGGATGGTCTTGCAGGCGGTGTCTCAACGATCGCATTAGTGACAATTGCAACTATGGCCCTCATTAAAGGGGACCTATTTGTTGCCATGGTCGCATTGATCGTGATTGGAAGCACTCTTGGCTTTTTGAAATATAACTTCCATCCGGCAAAGATTTTCATGGGAGATACAGGCGCATTATTCTTAGGTTACATCATTGCCGTCCTGTCCCTGCTAGGGTTTAAAAACGTTACCATGATTTCATTGATTGTACCGATCATCATTTTGGGTGTTCCCATTTCGGATACATTTTTCGCGATCATCCGCAGGCTCGTCAATAAACAGCCGATTTCGGCTGCTGATAAATCCCATTTACATCACTGTTTGATAAATTTGGGATTCACTCATAAACAGACTGTCTTGCTCATTTACGCTTTAGCTGCTTGCTTTGGTTTAGCAGCCATAATCTTCTCATTTGCAACGATGTGGGGAGCATTGATCCTTGTAACGGGACTTCTGCTGATCATAGAGATTTTTGTGGAGAAAATTGGTTTGGTCAATTCAAACTACCAGCCGTTGCTCAAGATGCTCAACTTTAAAAACAAGCCATGA
- a CDS encoding glycosyltransferase family 4 protein gives MRILHLNAGNETGGGMFHIMSLLNQLNKEECLLGVFENGELYRRAMSSGIQTELFKQHSKYDLSILKPLRDFIRLNNIDIIHTHGPRANIYGAFIKRFIKCPWLLTVHSSPQHDFLGQGVKGKLYTGLHVRSFQYADHILAVSDRFKQDLIDQGIHPSKITKILNGIDFEKELPFPFQREDFGFGQEDFIIIMPARLERVKGHEFAFAALSEVVSEFPHVKLLLAGDGSRRSALEEMVTEKGLSDHVHFLGYREDLDRIYPLGDITLLTSLSESFPLVLLEGARSGLPAITSDVGGVKELIPDRSKGWITDIGNVEQLKLAICNALKLKKSGDLTKIGMDLQKFAKNNFSIEILANNVYNVYLRMKN, from the coding sequence ATGAGGATCTTGCATTTAAACGCCGGTAATGAAACTGGCGGCGGTATGTTTCATATTATGTCCTTACTGAACCAATTGAATAAAGAGGAGTGTTTGCTTGGTGTATTTGAAAATGGTGAACTATACCGGCGGGCCATGTCCTCCGGGATACAAACCGAACTTTTCAAGCAACATTCCAAATATGACCTTTCAATTTTGAAACCTTTAAGGGACTTTATCCGTCTAAATAATATAGACATCATCCATACACATGGTCCGCGGGCGAATATATATGGGGCCTTTATTAAGCGCTTCATTAAATGCCCTTGGCTTCTTACTGTTCACAGTTCACCTCAACATGACTTTTTAGGGCAGGGTGTAAAAGGAAAATTGTATACGGGCCTTCATGTAAGGTCATTTCAATATGCCGATCATATACTGGCGGTTTCAGACCGCTTTAAGCAGGACTTGATTGACCAAGGAATCCATCCGTCCAAAATAACAAAGATCCTAAACGGAATTGACTTTGAAAAGGAACTGCCTTTCCCGTTTCAAAGAGAAGATTTCGGGTTTGGGCAAGAGGATTTCATCATCATCATGCCAGCAAGGCTTGAACGTGTGAAAGGTCATGAATTTGCTTTTGCGGCATTAAGTGAAGTGGTATCGGAATTCCCCCATGTAAAGCTGCTGCTTGCAGGGGATGGGAGCAGGAGATCGGCTTTGGAAGAGATGGTCACGGAAAAGGGATTATCCGATCACGTGCACTTTTTAGGGTATCGTGAAGATTTAGATCGAATCTACCCATTGGGGGACATCACACTATTGACTTCCTTAAGTGAAAGTTTTCCACTGGTTTTACTTGAAGGAGCAAGATCGGGTCTTCCGGCAATCACAAGTGATGTCGGCGGTGTAAAGGAATTGATTCCCGATCGAAGCAAGGGCTGGATAACGGATATCGGCAATGTCGAACAGCTGAAATTGGCCATCTGCAATGCGTTAAAATTAAAAAAATCCGGGGACCTGACAAAGATAGGGATGGATTTACAAAAATTTGCAAAAAACAACTTTTCTATAGAGATTTTAGCCAATAACGTATATAATGTTTATTTGAGGATGAAAAATTAA